The following are encoded in a window of Deltaproteobacteria bacterium genomic DNA:
- a CDS encoding TetR family transcriptional regulator, producing MTSSTREHILDVGGRIIHHKGYTATGLQEILHTAGVPKGSFYFYFKSKEDFGLALVDHYRANLAIATRPILEDHSRPPLKRLERFFSWFRDTLAAEGFIKGCPLGNLTQELGDVNPAFRDKLNHALASLIQAVAGQLIEAAARGELSPRLDPENTARFIISAWQGALVRMKAVAGPEPLDNFQTMVFQVLLT from the coding sequence ATGACTTCCTCCACGCGTGAACACATTCTCGATGTCGGCGGCCGCATCATCCACCACAAGGGCTATACCGCCACGGGCCTGCAGGAAATCCTGCACACGGCCGGTGTGCCCAAGGGTTCGTTCTATTTCTACTTCAAGAGCAAGGAAGATTTCGGCCTGGCCCTTGTCGATCATTACCGGGCCAATCTGGCCATCGCGACCCGTCCCATCCTGGAGGATCACAGCCGCCCGCCCCTGAAGCGCCTGGAGCGTTTTTTCTCCTGGTTCCGCGACACCCTGGCCGCCGAGGGCTTCATCAAGGGCTGCCCCCTGGGCAATCTGACTCAGGAACTGGGCGATGTGAACCCGGCCTTCCGGGACAAGCTCAACCACGCCCTGGCAAGCCTGATCCAGGCCGTGGCCGGACAGCTCATCGAAGCGGCGGCGCGCGGCGAACTGTCTCCACGGCTCGACCCCGAAAACACGGCCCGGTTCATCATCTCGGCCTGGCAGGGAGCCTTGGTGCGCATGAAGGCCGTGGCCGGACCGGAACCGCTGGACAATTTTCAGACCATGGTCTTTCAGGTTCTTTTGACCTGA